Proteins from a single region of Palaemon carinicauda isolate YSFRI2023 chromosome 1, ASM3689809v2, whole genome shotgun sequence:
- the LOC137629524 gene encoding uncharacterized protein, whose product MSRTDSLGPSYTGQHKIVHDFSCLLESHMHAIPEDYWHELQIDCLNIIHHYRQQRQVFQQPNQQPIMMTWPGPQQQQPWQPTQQHQFWHPPQPATSQAPPEQQQQHRPTSHPLYVTRMLPQSPQYSGQSSWPRTTEWQPGMPPPPSATLVQVPYPSTSLLLPTLVQAPSPTPSLSSLSATFKTPLTPLSFQVLTLESVGSNLEEGMSPSLLYTSKELNTPPVQQASPNSGTTTNKDTD is encoded by the coding sequence atgtccaGAACAGATTCCTTGGGTCCCTCGTacaccggccagcacaagatcgttcacgatttttcgtgcctgctggaaAGCCACATGCATGCAATCccagaggactactggcatgaattgcagatagactgcctcaacattatacaccactacaggcagcagcgtcaggtcttccagcagcccaatcaacaaccaatcatgatgacctggcctggcccacagcagcagcaaccttggcagcccacTCAGCAGCACcagttctggcatccacctcaaccagcaacctcacaggcaccgccagagcagcagcagcagcatcgtccaacCAGTCATCCATTATATGTAACCCGGATGCtgccccagtcaccacagtattcaggccagtcttcctggccccgtaccacggagtggcaaccagggatgccaccGCCAccatcagccacccttgtccaggttcCCTATCCGTCAACTTCATTATTGttacccacccttgtccaggctccttcaccaacaccttcattgtcgtcgctgtcagccacattcaagacacctctgacaccactcagcttccagGTCCTGACCCTGGAGTCCGTCGGgagcaacctagaagagggcatGTCACCCTCACTCCTGTACACCTCCAAGGAACTAAACACCCCACCAGTCCAGCAGGCATCCCCAAACAGCGGTACCACAACcaacaaggacactgactga